A genome region from Brassica oleracea var. oleracea cultivar TO1000 chromosome C2, BOL, whole genome shotgun sequence includes the following:
- the LOC106323577 gene encoding uncharacterized protein LOC106323577 encodes MVPPSTSWQPRANAAQASLYNPNEWLLDSGATHLLTSDLNNLAIHQAYTGGEEVAIADGSGLSITHTGSTSILTPTITLKLQDILCVPSVNKNLISVYRLCNANQVSVEFFPSCFQVKDLTTGIWLLQGHTKDNGGEFIALRHFLSTHGVSHFTTPPHTPEHNGLSERKHRHVVETGLSLLSSANMPLTHWPFAFPTAVFLINRLPTPILSNISPYQKLFGNSPNYHKLRTFGCLCFPWLRPYAPNKLENRSSPCVFVGYSLTQSAYQCLEPVSGRLHISRHVRFNETQFPFAQLTKPSSFVPNDYVSSPSFTPFTTVPVPQSLIQSPLVSLDNQSSSRDASPTTSQQSSSGNSATAPEPEPAPILSSPTPVSQASEAESPDRDSTAQAAVPEPQQEAPRHSMTTRSRNNIVKPVTRYNLTASLQCDPCWIPSTWQQTIKHEHWRKAMSSEFNSTTENHTWDLVSVAQTMNIVGCRWVFTIKYHPDGSIDKYKARIVAKGFHQQQGIDYNDTFSPVIKATTIRIVLGLAVSNNWPIRQIDVNTAFLQGHLNEEVFMSQPPGFTDSDRPTHVINSLAARFSIKDMGNLSYFLDIETIRTAHGLQLMQRKYITDLVVKANMLHAKPVATPLSTHPKLTLNSGSATSTLHAYSDADWTGNSDDYVSTNGYIIYIGSHPVSWTSKKQRGVARSSTEAEYRAVANTASELRWICSLLTELGIKVPTTPTVYCDNIGATYLCANPVFHSRMKHIAIDFHFVRGQIQTGVSHVVHVSTKDQLADGLTKPLARAPFQLIRNKIGVTQAPPS; translated from the exons ATGGTTCCTCCTTCTACCTCCTGGCAGCCACGAGCAAATGCAGCTCAAGCCTCGCTCTACAATCCTAACGAATGGCTTCTCGACAGTGGTGCAACGCATCTTCTTACGTCTGATCTCAACAACTTGGCTATACATCAAGCGTATACTGGCGGTGAAGAGGTTGCCATAGCTGATGGTTCAGGTTTAAGTATTACACATACTGGTTCCACTTCTATCTTAACGCCTACTATAACGCTTAAATTGCAAGATATTCTTTGTGTGCCGAGTGTCAACAAGAACTTGATCTCAGTTTATCGATTATGCAATGCTAATCAAGTCTCTGTGGAATTCTTTCCTTCTTGTTTTCAGGTGAAGGATCTCACAACGGGAATCTGGTTGCTCCAAGGCCACACGAAGG ATAATGGTGGAGAGTTTATTGCTCTACGCCATTTCCTCTCCACTCATGGAGTCTCTCATTTTACAACCCCACCTCATACCCCTGAGCACAATGGTTTGTCTGAAAGAAAACACAGACACGTTGTTGAGACTGGTTTATCTCTCTTGTCCTCCGCCAATATGCCCCTTACTCACTGGCCTTTTGCTTTTCCTACAGCTGTTTTTCTCATAAATAGACTGCCAACTCCTATTCTTTCCAACATCTCTCCTTATCAAAAGCTCTTTGGTAACTCACCAAATTATCATAAGCTTAGAACATTTGGTTGCCTTTGCTTTCCATGGTTAAGACCATACGCACCAAATAAGCTTGAGAATCGATCATCACCTTGTGTTTTTGTTGGATATTCCCTTACTCAAAGTGCCTATCAATGTCTTGAACCAGTCTCAGGTCGTCTCCATATTTCTCGCCATGTACGATTCAATGAAACACAATTTCCATTTGCTCAGCTTACCAAACCATCCTCCTTTGTTCCCAACGACTATGTTTCATCCCCTTCTTTTACACCATTTACCACTGTTCCCGTGCCTCAGTCACTCATACAGTCGCCTTTGGTGTCTCTGGACAACCAAAGTTCCAGTCGAGATGCTTCACCAACCACGTCGCAACAGTCTTCTAGTGGTAATAGTGCGACTGCACCTGAACCTGAACCTGCACCGATTTTGTCTTCGCCGACTCCAGTGTCTCAGGCTTCTGAAGCTGAGTCTCCTGATCGAGATTCCACTGCACAAGCTGCAGTGCCAGAACCACAACAAGAAGCACCACGACACTCTATGACTACGCGCTCGCGTAACAACATCGTCAAGCCAGTTACGAGGTACAATCTTACTGCTTCTCTTCAATGTGATCCTTGTTGGATACCTTCCACTTGGCAACAGACAATCAAACATGAACACTGGAGGAAAGCCATGAGCTCGGAGTTCAACTCAACAACAGAAAACCATACGTGGGATCTTGTTTCTGTTGCTCAGACGATGAATATAGTGGGATGCCGTTGGGTGTTTACAATCAAATACCATCCTGATGGAAGTATTGATAAATATAAGGCTCGTATTGTCGCAAAAGGGTTTCACCAGCAACAAGGTATTGATTACAATGACACCTTCAGTCCGGTGATAAAGGCGACTACAATCAGAATTGTTTTGGGCTTGGCAGTCAGCAATAATTGGCCAATTCGCCAGATTGACGTCAATACGGCTTTTCTTCAGGGTCACTTGAATGAAGAAGTCTTCATGTCTCAACCACCAGGATTCACTGACTCTGATAGACCTACACAT GTCATCAACAGTCTTGCTGCTCGCTTTTCTATCAAGGACATGGGAAATCTCAGTTACTTCTTGGATATTGAGACGATACGGACAGCGCATGGTCTTCAATTGATGCAAAGAAAGTATATTACTGATCTTGTGGTCAAAGCAAATATGCTTCACGCTAAACCTGTTGCAACTCCTCTTTCGACACATCCCAAGCTTACTCTGAACTCGGGTTCG GCAACTAGTACTCTTCATGCTTACTCTGATGCAGACTGGACAGGTAACTCCGATGACTATGTCTCTACAAATGGTTACATCATCTACATTGGCTCCCATCCAGTTTCATGGACATCGAAAAAGCAGAGAGGTGTTGCGCGTTCTTCTACAGAGGCAGAGTACAGAGCAGTCGCTAATACCGCGTCTGAACTTCGTTGGATTTGTTCTCTACTTACTGAGCTTGGAATCAAAGTACCAACAACACCAACAGTCTACTGTGATAATATAGGAGCAACCTACTTGTGCGCTAACCCTGTGTTTCACTCAAGAATGAAACATATTGCCATAGACTTCCACTTTGTTCGAGGTCAGATACAGACAGGTGTGTCGCATGTTGTT